Proteins co-encoded in one Colletes latitarsis isolate SP2378_abdomen chromosome 2, iyColLati1, whole genome shotgun sequence genomic window:
- the Arg gene encoding arginase, with amino-acid sequence MLSRIQGVIVTFGVRYYGKVGIIGVPFEKGQRKEGVAHGPEAIRAAGLAQELKSLGLDVKDYGDILYETKDVPGVNNMSHLGDVAGCTNCLSEQVQKVLNDGCRVLTIGGDHSLGIGTIDGHVKVKKDVGVIWVDAHADLNTNKTSESGNVHGMPVALLTSELSDYWPHLPGMDWQQPMLSIRNVAYIALRSIDRYERLVIEKFGITAFGMEDVERYGIHDVVNMAINKVDPDSSRSLHVSFDIDSLDPLEAPSTGTPVRGGLSLREAVHLMEELYRTNRLNAVDLVEVNPHIGNYQDVHLTVEAAIHIIQAGFGYTRRGLKVPKGVTDMPLQTFR; translated from the exons ATGTTATCTAGAATACAAGGTGTCATTGTTACATTTGGAGTTCGTTATTATGGCAAAGTCGGAATAATTGGTGTGCCATTTGAAAAAGGACAG CGTAAGGAAGGAGTAGCACATGGTCCAGAAGCGATTAGAGCAGCCGGACTAGCGCAAGAATTAAAATCTCTAG GCTTGGATGTAAAAGATTATGGCGACATTCTGTACGAAACAAAGGATGTACCAGGTGTGAATAATATGTCTCACTTGGGCGATGTTGCTGGTTGCACTAATTGTTTATCTGAACAAGTTCAAAAGGTTTTAAACGATGGTTGTCGAGTATTAACTATTGGGGGTGATCATAGTTTAGGAATTGGAACTATAGATGGTCATGTTAAG GTAAAAAAAGATGTAGGTGTAATATGGGTTGATGCTCATGCAGATCTTAATACTAATAAAACCAGTGAAAGTGGAAATGTTCATGGAATGCCTGTAGCATTATTAACTTCTGAATTGTCTGATTATTGGCCACATCTTCCAGGCATGGATTGGCAGCAGcctat GCTATCTATTAGGAATGTGGCTTACATTGCATTAAGATCTATAGATCGTTATGAAAGAttagttattgaaaaatttggtATTACTGCTTTTGGCATGGAAGATGTTGAACGTTATG GGATTCATGATGTTGTTAATATGGCAATAAATAAAGTAGATCCTGACAGTTCTAGGTCACTACATGTTAGTTTTGATATTGATTCACTTGATCCTTTAGAGGCACCAAGTACAGGAACACCTG tgCGTGGTGGATTGTCTCTTAGGGAAGCTGTTCATCTAATGGAAGAATTGTATAGAACTAACAGATTGAATGCTGTTGATCTTGTAGAGGTAAATCCTCATATTGGTAATTATCAAGATGTTCATTTAACAGTTGAGGCTGCTATACATATAATTCAAGCTGGTTTTGGTTATACAAGAAGAGGACTTAAGGTTCCAAAGGGTGTTACAGATATGCCTTTACAAACATTCAGATAG
- the LOC143346669 gene encoding fumarate hydratase, mitochondrial isoform X2, whose protein sequence is MIINVLKAPLYRSTMATEYRIERDTFGELKVPCDKYYGAQTMRSKMNFPIGDASERMPYNVICAMGILKKAAAEVNKEFGLDAKIADAISKAADDVISGKLYEEHFPLVIWQTGSGTQTNMNTNEVISNRAIELLGGKLGSKTPVHPNDHVNKSQSSNDSFPTAMHIAVACEINKVLLPGLHCLYEALNEKAEAWKDIIKIGRTHTQDAVPLTLGQEFSGYATQICNGIKRVENTLPRLYELALGGTAVGTGLNAPKGFAEKAAKKIAQLTGLPFVTAPNKFEALATHDAMVEVHGALNTLAASIMKIANDIRFLGSGPRCGLGELALPENEPGSSIMPGKVNPTQCEAITMVCCQVMGNHVATTVAGSNGHFELNVFKPVIVANTLRSTRLLGDACAAFTKNCVVGIKPNTEHIKKLLNESLMLVTALNPHIGYDKAAAIAKQAHKENLTLKASALKNGVTEQQFDEWVRPENMLGPK, encoded by the exons ATGATAATAAACGTTTTAAAAGCACCACTTTATCGGAGCACAATG GCTACTGAGTATCGGATTGAAAGAGATACTTTTGGTGAGTTGAAAGTTCCTTGTGACAAATACTATGGTGCACAAACTATGCGATCAAAGATGAATTTTCCAATTGGTGATGCCTCTGAACGCATGCCT taTAATGTAATTTGTGCAATGGGTATACTAAAGAAAGCTGCAGCAGAAGTAAATAAGGAATTTGGATTGGATGCAAAAATAGCAGATGCTATTAGCAAAGCTGCAGATGATGTTATAAGTGGTAAACTTTACGAAGAACATTTCCCATTGGTAATTTGGCAAACAGGTTCTGGTACCCAAACCAATATGAACACCAATGAG GTAATCTCAAATCGTGCAATTGAATTACTTGGTGGTAAACTTGGATCAAAAACACCCGTGCATCCAAATGATCATGTGAATAAATCTCAAAGTAGTAATGACTCATTTCCAACTGCTATGCACATAGCAGTTGCTTGTGAAATTAATAAAGTATTGCTTCCTGGTTTGCACTGTTTGTACGAAGCATTGAATGAGAAAGCTGAAGCATGGAAAGATATTATAAAAATTGGTAGGACTCATACTCAGGATGCTGTGCCTTTAACATTAGGTCAAGAATTCTCAG GTTATGCAACTCAAATTTGCAATGGTATTAAAAGAGTAGAAAATACtcttccacgattatacgaattAGCACTTGGTGGTACTGCAGTTGGGACTGGTTTAAATGCACCAAAGGGTTTTGCGGAAAAAGCAGCAAAAAAGATTGCACAACTTACTGGTTTACCATTTGTGACTGCTCCTAATAAATTTGAAGCTTTGGCTACTCACGACGCTATGGTAGAAGTGCACGGTGCGCTTAACACGTTAGCAGCTTCAATTATGAAG ATAGCCAATGATATTCGATTTTTGGGAAGCGGACCGCGTTGTGGTTTAGGAGAACTGGCGCTTCCTGAAAATGAACCAGGAagttcaattatgcctggtaaaGTAAATCCAACACAATGTGAAGCAATAACTATGGTCTGTTGTCAAGTAATGGGTAATCATGTTGCCACAACTGTCGCCGGTAGCAACGGGCACTTTGAACTTAATGTATTTAAACCAGTCATAGTTGCAAACACATTGAGATCTACAAGACTTCTAGGCGACGCTTGTGCCGCATTTACAAAGAACTGCGTTGTAGGCATTAAACCAAATACTGAACACATTAAGAAGCTCTTAAACGAAAGTTTAATGCTCGTCACAGCATTAAATCCACACATTGGTTATGACAAG GCTGCTGCAATTGCAAAACAAGCTCATAAAGAAAATCTCACGCTAAAAGCATCAGCACTGAAGAATGGTGTGACTGAACAACAGTTCGATGAGTGGGTCAGACCCGAAAATATGCTTGGCCCTAAATAA
- the LOC143346669 gene encoding fumarate hydratase, mitochondrial isoform X1 encodes MMSNALKRTLVNHGLREFKKSSKLLTLRTSLNTSAVLKGDSEATEYRIERDTFGELKVPCDKYYGAQTMRSKMNFPIGDASERMPYNVICAMGILKKAAAEVNKEFGLDAKIADAISKAADDVISGKLYEEHFPLVIWQTGSGTQTNMNTNEVISNRAIELLGGKLGSKTPVHPNDHVNKSQSSNDSFPTAMHIAVACEINKVLLPGLHCLYEALNEKAEAWKDIIKIGRTHTQDAVPLTLGQEFSGYATQICNGIKRVENTLPRLYELALGGTAVGTGLNAPKGFAEKAAKKIAQLTGLPFVTAPNKFEALATHDAMVEVHGALNTLAASIMKIANDIRFLGSGPRCGLGELALPENEPGSSIMPGKVNPTQCEAITMVCCQVMGNHVATTVAGSNGHFELNVFKPVIVANTLRSTRLLGDACAAFTKNCVVGIKPNTEHIKKLLNESLMLVTALNPHIGYDKAAAIAKQAHKENLTLKASALKNGVTEQQFDEWVRPENMLGPK; translated from the exons ATGATGTCGAACGCGTTGAAACGTACACTCGTCAATCATGGATTACGGGAGTTCAAGAAATCCTCAAAATTGTTAACATTAAGGACGTCATTGAATACATCGGCAGTTCTCAAAGGCGATTCTGAG GCTACTGAGTATCGGATTGAAAGAGATACTTTTGGTGAGTTGAAAGTTCCTTGTGACAAATACTATGGTGCACAAACTATGCGATCAAAGATGAATTTTCCAATTGGTGATGCCTCTGAACGCATGCCT taTAATGTAATTTGTGCAATGGGTATACTAAAGAAAGCTGCAGCAGAAGTAAATAAGGAATTTGGATTGGATGCAAAAATAGCAGATGCTATTAGCAAAGCTGCAGATGATGTTATAAGTGGTAAACTTTACGAAGAACATTTCCCATTGGTAATTTGGCAAACAGGTTCTGGTACCCAAACCAATATGAACACCAATGAG GTAATCTCAAATCGTGCAATTGAATTACTTGGTGGTAAACTTGGATCAAAAACACCCGTGCATCCAAATGATCATGTGAATAAATCTCAAAGTAGTAATGACTCATTTCCAACTGCTATGCACATAGCAGTTGCTTGTGAAATTAATAAAGTATTGCTTCCTGGTTTGCACTGTTTGTACGAAGCATTGAATGAGAAAGCTGAAGCATGGAAAGATATTATAAAAATTGGTAGGACTCATACTCAGGATGCTGTGCCTTTAACATTAGGTCAAGAATTCTCAG GTTATGCAACTCAAATTTGCAATGGTATTAAAAGAGTAGAAAATACtcttccacgattatacgaattAGCACTTGGTGGTACTGCAGTTGGGACTGGTTTAAATGCACCAAAGGGTTTTGCGGAAAAAGCAGCAAAAAAGATTGCACAACTTACTGGTTTACCATTTGTGACTGCTCCTAATAAATTTGAAGCTTTGGCTACTCACGACGCTATGGTAGAAGTGCACGGTGCGCTTAACACGTTAGCAGCTTCAATTATGAAG ATAGCCAATGATATTCGATTTTTGGGAAGCGGACCGCGTTGTGGTTTAGGAGAACTGGCGCTTCCTGAAAATGAACCAGGAagttcaattatgcctggtaaaGTAAATCCAACACAATGTGAAGCAATAACTATGGTCTGTTGTCAAGTAATGGGTAATCATGTTGCCACAACTGTCGCCGGTAGCAACGGGCACTTTGAACTTAATGTATTTAAACCAGTCATAGTTGCAAACACATTGAGATCTACAAGACTTCTAGGCGACGCTTGTGCCGCATTTACAAAGAACTGCGTTGTAGGCATTAAACCAAATACTGAACACATTAAGAAGCTCTTAAACGAAAGTTTAATGCTCGTCACAGCATTAAATCCACACATTGGTTATGACAAG GCTGCTGCAATTGCAAAACAAGCTCATAAAGAAAATCTCACGCTAAAAGCATCAGCACTGAAGAATGGTGTGACTGAACAACAGTTCGATGAGTGGGTCAGACCCGAAAATATGCTTGGCCCTAAATAA
- the LOC143346669 gene encoding fumarate hydratase, mitochondrial isoform X3, whose product MATEYRIERDTFGELKVPCDKYYGAQTMRSKMNFPIGDASERMPYNVICAMGILKKAAAEVNKEFGLDAKIADAISKAADDVISGKLYEEHFPLVIWQTGSGTQTNMNTNEVISNRAIELLGGKLGSKTPVHPNDHVNKSQSSNDSFPTAMHIAVACEINKVLLPGLHCLYEALNEKAEAWKDIIKIGRTHTQDAVPLTLGQEFSGYATQICNGIKRVENTLPRLYELALGGTAVGTGLNAPKGFAEKAAKKIAQLTGLPFVTAPNKFEALATHDAMVEVHGALNTLAASIMKIANDIRFLGSGPRCGLGELALPENEPGSSIMPGKVNPTQCEAITMVCCQVMGNHVATTVAGSNGHFELNVFKPVIVANTLRSTRLLGDACAAFTKNCVVGIKPNTEHIKKLLNESLMLVTALNPHIGYDKAAAIAKQAHKENLTLKASALKNGVTEQQFDEWVRPENMLGPK is encoded by the exons ATG GCTACTGAGTATCGGATTGAAAGAGATACTTTTGGTGAGTTGAAAGTTCCTTGTGACAAATACTATGGTGCACAAACTATGCGATCAAAGATGAATTTTCCAATTGGTGATGCCTCTGAACGCATGCCT taTAATGTAATTTGTGCAATGGGTATACTAAAGAAAGCTGCAGCAGAAGTAAATAAGGAATTTGGATTGGATGCAAAAATAGCAGATGCTATTAGCAAAGCTGCAGATGATGTTATAAGTGGTAAACTTTACGAAGAACATTTCCCATTGGTAATTTGGCAAACAGGTTCTGGTACCCAAACCAATATGAACACCAATGAG GTAATCTCAAATCGTGCAATTGAATTACTTGGTGGTAAACTTGGATCAAAAACACCCGTGCATCCAAATGATCATGTGAATAAATCTCAAAGTAGTAATGACTCATTTCCAACTGCTATGCACATAGCAGTTGCTTGTGAAATTAATAAAGTATTGCTTCCTGGTTTGCACTGTTTGTACGAAGCATTGAATGAGAAAGCTGAAGCATGGAAAGATATTATAAAAATTGGTAGGACTCATACTCAGGATGCTGTGCCTTTAACATTAGGTCAAGAATTCTCAG GTTATGCAACTCAAATTTGCAATGGTATTAAAAGAGTAGAAAATACtcttccacgattatacgaattAGCACTTGGTGGTACTGCAGTTGGGACTGGTTTAAATGCACCAAAGGGTTTTGCGGAAAAAGCAGCAAAAAAGATTGCACAACTTACTGGTTTACCATTTGTGACTGCTCCTAATAAATTTGAAGCTTTGGCTACTCACGACGCTATGGTAGAAGTGCACGGTGCGCTTAACACGTTAGCAGCTTCAATTATGAAG ATAGCCAATGATATTCGATTTTTGGGAAGCGGACCGCGTTGTGGTTTAGGAGAACTGGCGCTTCCTGAAAATGAACCAGGAagttcaattatgcctggtaaaGTAAATCCAACACAATGTGAAGCAATAACTATGGTCTGTTGTCAAGTAATGGGTAATCATGTTGCCACAACTGTCGCCGGTAGCAACGGGCACTTTGAACTTAATGTATTTAAACCAGTCATAGTTGCAAACACATTGAGATCTACAAGACTTCTAGGCGACGCTTGTGCCGCATTTACAAAGAACTGCGTTGTAGGCATTAAACCAAATACTGAACACATTAAGAAGCTCTTAAACGAAAGTTTAATGCTCGTCACAGCATTAAATCCACACATTGGTTATGACAAG GCTGCTGCAATTGCAAAACAAGCTCATAAAGAAAATCTCACGCTAAAAGCATCAGCACTGAAGAATGGTGTGACTGAACAACAGTTCGATGAGTGGGTCAGACCCGAAAATATGCTTGGCCCTAAATAA